The genomic region CAGCGCGTAGTCGTAGACCGGGGCGAGGTAGTGCTTGAGCCGGCGCAGCGGGCCGGGGAAGGCACCGGTCCCCCAGGCGACCTTCGGCGCGTGCAGCGCCCCCTGCCGGGTCTCCAGGCGCAGGCCGACGGGCACCGAGCGGATCGCGCGCACGGGCGAGTTCTCGAAGAACCGCACGCCCAGGCGCTCGCACGCGGCCCGCAGGCCCCACGCCAGCTTGGCCGGGTGCACCATCGCCACGCCCTCGGGCTCGTAGAGCGCGCCGACGTAGGTGGGCGAGTCGATCTCCCTGCGGACCCGCTCGGCGTCCCACACCTGGGCGGTCGCGCCGTGCTCGGCCATCGACCGGGCGGCCTCCTCGAAGCCCTCCGCCTGCCACGGCTCGGTGGCCACGAGCAGCTCGCCGGTGCGCTCGAACTCGCAGTCGATCCCGTGGCGCTCCACCGCCTCCTGGATGCCGTCGAGGTTGGCCAGGCCCTGGCGCTCCAGCTCGGCGATCTCCTCGGGCCAGCGGTCGAGCCCGTTCTCGTACCCGTGCGTGAGGCTGGCGGCGCAGAACCCGCCGTTGCGGCCCGAGGCCGCCCAGCCGGCCGTGCGCGCCTCCACGACCACCACGTCCCGGTCGGGGTCGCGCTCCTTGGCGATCAGCGCCGTCCACAGTCCGCTGAACCCGGCTCCGACCACCGCCAGGTCCGCGTGGACGTCACCGACCAGGGCGGGGGCGGGCTCGGGCACGTCGTGTCCGGGCACGTCGGGGTCCAGCCAGAAGACCTTCGGTCGGGCGCCCTCCAGCGCCTTCTCCGCTCGCGCGGCGGCTCCGTCGGCCATGGGTATCACTCCGTCTCGTCGTGGCCGTGCCCGCCGGGGATTCGGCGGGCACGGATGCAGCAGAGCGGGGCGCGGTCCGGCACGGACGGATGTGCCGGAACGCGCCCCAGGGGCCGGGCCCGGGGCCCGGGACAAGCCCCGAACTCACCTCCGGCGGCGTGCCATGACGATGTTGGCCACCGCCAGGATCACGCCCACCAGGAAGAGCAGGGTTCCCATCACGTTGACCTGGGGTGGGATGCCCACCCTGGTCGTACCCCAGATCCACAGCGGGAACGTCGTGACGTCGCCGCTGACGAACGTGGTGATGATGTAGTCGTCGATCGACAGGGCGAAGGCCAGCAGCCCGCCCGCCATCACCGCGGGGAACAGCATCGGCAGCGTCACCAGCCGGAACGTCGTCCACGGGCCGGCGCCGAGGTCCTGGGCGGCCTCCTCCAGCCGCGGGTCGAGGGTGATGACCCTGGCCCGCACGGTGATCGCGACGAAGGACACGCAGAACATCACGTGCGCGACGACGGTC from Nocardiopsis aegyptia harbors:
- a CDS encoding NAD(P)/FAD-dependent oxidoreductase, encoding MADGAAARAEKALEGARPKVFWLDPDVPGHDVPEPAPALVGDVHADLAVVGAGFSGLWTALIAKERDPDRDVVVVEARTAGWAASGRNGGFCAASLTHGYENGLDRWPEEIAELERQGLANLDGIQEAVERHGIDCEFERTGELLVATEPWQAEGFEEAARSMAEHGATAQVWDAERVRREIDSPTYVGALYEPEGVAMVHPAKLAWGLRAACERLGVRFFENSPVRAIRSVPVGLRLETRQGALHAPKVAWGTGAFPGPLRRLKHYLAPVYDYALMTEPLTDEQMASLGWKGRQGVGDAANFFHYYRLTSDNRILWGGYDVVHHYGGKVRPEFDQRPETFLKLSEHFFATFPQLEGLRFTHTWGGVIDTCSRFSGFFGTGYKGRLAYAAGYTGLGVGATRFGAQVMLDRLDGLDTERTRLRMVREKPLPFPPEPVRSLGIELTLRATAAADRNGGRRNLWLRGLDAVGLGFDS